The Brasilonema sennae CENA114 genome includes a region encoding these proteins:
- a CDS encoding carbonic anhydrase, which yields MSIKHLISGLNEFHDNYFVSHRDLFQQLSHGQTPEVLLITCSDSRIDPNLITQTQPGDLFVIRNIGNIIPPYGSLNNAEGAGVEYAVQALNIKDIIICGHSHCGAMKGLLQIGNLAQQMPLVYDWLKHYAEPTRRLVLDNYKHCPSDKLLKIAIEQNVLIQIDNLKTYPIICSKLHSGQITLHAWIYEIESGEVFAYDVSKKQFELLNRSFAVPNSLIGVHSE from the coding sequence GTGTCCATCAAACACTTAATCAGTGGTTTAAATGAGTTTCATGACAACTATTTTGTCAGTCATCGAGATCTTTTCCAGCAATTATCTCATGGTCAAACTCCTGAAGTTTTACTTATCACTTGTTCTGACTCTCGTATTGACCCTAATTTAATCACTCAAACCCAGCCAGGGGACTTATTTGTTATTCGTAATATTGGTAATATTATTCCACCTTATGGATCACTTAATAATGCTGAAGGTGCTGGTGTAGAATATGCTGTGCAAGCATTAAATATTAAAGATATTATTATTTGCGGTCATTCCCACTGCGGAGCGATGAAAGGACTGTTACAAATAGGTAATCTTGCTCAGCAAATGCCACTAGTATACGATTGGTTGAAGCACTATGCTGAGCCTACCCGTCGTCTTGTCTTAGATAACTACAAGCATTGTCCCAGCGATAAACTATTAAAAATTGCAATAGAACAGAACGTCTTAATACAGATAGACAATCTAAAAACTTACCCGATAATTTGCTCTAAACTTCACAGTGGTCAAATCACTCTTCACGCTTGGATCTATGAAATTGAGAGTGGCGAAGTCTTTGCTTATGATGTTAGCAAAAAACAATTTGAACTTCTCAATCGCTCATTCGCTGTACCAAACTCTCTTATCGGTGTACACTCAGAATAA
- a CDS encoding mannose-1-phosphate guanylyltransferase, whose translation MTRTLFPVILAGGKGERFWPLSRQNRPKQFLNLDGTDRSLLQATADRLLTLASGWDNLWVITSAQIAQGVREQLPELPSDNLLVELQGRDTAAAVAWTSLEIQKRYGDDAIIGFFPADHWIADQEAFVCTINAAIELAATQAAIVTLGIKPAFPSTGYGYIEQGEKIGSFNELPAYHVNRFTEKPDRQTAENFLSTGRFSWNSGMFVFRAGVVLKELHKHAPEIIEPIEKFGPDIYQDLPKKSIDYALMEKTDIAYVLPAEFGWDDLGDWNAIERLLKKEGIPNVEFATHVGLDTQGSILYSTNEEDVIVTIGLEDVVIVRDRNVTLIVKKDRTQEIKQVLKTLQSEPRFSNLL comes from the coding sequence ATGACTAGAACTTTGTTCCCTGTAATCCTTGCGGGTGGTAAAGGAGAGCGCTTTTGGCCCTTGAGTCGTCAAAATCGACCCAAGCAATTTTTGAATCTTGATGGTACTGACAGAAGTCTCCTACAAGCAACTGCTGACCGACTATTGACACTTGCAAGCGGTTGGGATAACCTGTGGGTTATTACCTCAGCTCAGATAGCTCAAGGAGTTAGAGAACAACTACCTGAGTTGCCATCAGATAACCTACTTGTTGAGTTGCAGGGAAGGGACACCGCTGCTGCGGTTGCCTGGACAAGTTTGGAAATTCAAAAGCGTTATGGAGACGACGCTATTATCGGTTTTTTCCCCGCTGACCATTGGATAGCCGACCAAGAAGCATTTGTATGTACAATAAATGCAGCAATAGAGCTTGCGGCTACCCAGGCAGCGATTGTCACACTGGGGATTAAGCCTGCCTTTCCATCAACTGGTTACGGCTATATTGAACAAGGGGAAAAGATTGGCAGTTTTAATGAGTTGCCAGCCTATCACGTCAACCGTTTTACTGAAAAGCCAGACCGTCAAACGGCTGAAAACTTTCTATCTACAGGACGTTTTAGCTGGAATAGCGGCATGTTTGTTTTTCGAGCAGGTGTTGTTCTCAAGGAACTGCACAAACACGCTCCAGAAATTATCGAACCGATAGAAAAGTTCGGTCCTGATATCTATCAAGATCTCCCTAAGAAAAGTATAGACTATGCCTTGATGGAAAAGACAGATATTGCTTATGTCTTACCCGCAGAATTTGGCTGGGATGATTTGGGAGATTGGAATGCGATCGAGCGTTTACTGAAAAAAGAAGGCATCCCCAATGTTGAATTTGCGACTCATGTCGGACTGGACACACAGGGATCTATACTCTATTCCACAAATGAGGAGGATGTCATTGTTACAATTGGGTTAGAAGATGTGGTGATTGTGCGCGATCGCAACGTTACCCTAATTGTCAAAAAAGACCGTACCCAAGAAATTAAGCAAGTCCTCAAAACCTTACAAAGTGAGCCGCGATTTTCTAACTTGCTTTAA
- a CDS encoding proton extrusion protein PcxA: MKISFFNNHPGSIGQKIQQYLQAGNKRFLSTPERALLEAYEAAQRIRNIEIEQFEGNKIIPNSSKYTESVRAYWQVSLNKNLMIIKAKLAEFRLSSSVLNMSSSAFLEKLSFIDEVSLKYNLEQELNQDGITPISQPLQLNRDEVNNQSNSSGVNNIKGDPLFNKTGIFPRSIGRTLNRIKADLSPEAEQQYIRNFQSSRKRTRSAVRFLVILVIVPLLTQYLSKQFLFSPIVERIRGENLNHIFLNYEMEEEALTELKTFEEKLKFQSLISKAPPLSSEAVEEKVKNKVHEIAEEFKEKGSSAISNVFADLLSLVAFAFVIVTSKREIAIVKSFMDDVIYGLSDSAKAFLIILFTDIFVGFHSPHGWEVILEGFAEHLGLPAQKSAISLFIATFPVILDTIFKYWIFRYLSKLSPSALATMKEMNE, encoded by the coding sequence ATGAAAATTTCGTTTTTCAACAATCATCCAGGATCCATCGGACAAAAAATTCAACAATACTTACAGGCTGGTAACAAACGATTCCTGAGTACACCAGAAAGAGCACTATTAGAAGCTTACGAGGCTGCTCAAAGAATTAGAAATATTGAGATAGAGCAGTTTGAGGGTAACAAAATTATTCCTAACTCAAGTAAATACACTGAGAGTGTCAGAGCTTATTGGCAGGTTTCTCTTAACAAGAACTTAATGATTATCAAGGCAAAATTAGCGGAGTTCCGTTTAAGTTCTTCTGTGTTGAATATGTCAAGTTCTGCTTTTTTAGAGAAACTAAGTTTTATTGATGAGGTGAGCCTCAAATATAATTTAGAACAAGAATTGAATCAGGACGGGATAACACCAATCTCTCAACCATTACAACTTAACCGTGACGAAGTTAACAACCAGTCAAATTCATCTGGTGTAAACAATATAAAAGGTGACCCTCTTTTTAATAAAACAGGTATATTTCCTAGGTCAATTGGAAGAACATTAAATAGAATTAAAGCAGATTTGTCGCCGGAAGCAGAACAACAATATATTAGAAATTTCCAAAGTTCTAGAAAGAGAACAAGAAGTGCGGTCAGATTTTTGGTAATTCTAGTTATTGTGCCGCTATTAACTCAATATCTCTCTAAACAATTCTTATTTAGTCCAATTGTAGAGCGGATAAGAGGTGAAAATCTAAATCACATTTTCCTCAACTATGAAATGGAAGAAGAAGCTCTGACAGAGTTAAAAACTTTTGAAGAAAAATTAAAGTTTCAGAGCCTAATTAGTAAAGCACCGCCACTTTCTTCAGAAGCTGTAGAGGAAAAAGTAAAAAATAAAGTCCATGAAATTGCCGAAGAATTTAAAGAGAAAGGCAGTAGCGCTATTAGTAATGTTTTTGCTGATTTGCTGTCACTTGTAGCTTTTGCGTTCGTAATTGTTACAAGCAAAAGAGAAATTGCAATTGTGAAATCTTTCATGGATGATGTTATTTATGGTTTGAGTGACAGTGCTAAGGCTTTCTTGATTATTTTATTCACAGATATATTTGTCGGATTTCACTCACCACATGGTTGGGAGGTGATTCTTGAAGGATTTGCGGAACATTTGGGGCTTCCAGCACAAAAAAGCGCAATATCTCTTTTTATTGCTACTTTCCCTGTGATTTTGGACACTATATTTAAATACTGGATCTTCCGCTATCTGAGTAAATTGTCTCCTTCAGCCTTGGCGACAATGAAAGAAATGAACGAGTAA
- a CDS encoding sodium-dependent bicarbonate transport family permease: protein MNSSLILSNILNPPVLFFFVGMLAIFLKSDLEIPQPLPKLFSLYLLLAIGFKGGYELDESGINPQVALTLIAAIIMACAVPIYSFFILKTKLDAYNAGAIAATYGSISAVTFITAQSFLKVLDITSDGYMVAALALMESPAIIVGIVLVRAFGQKKEGGEFSWSEVLREAFLNGSVFLLVASLIVGILTGQKGWEKLQPFTQSIFYGVLAFFLLDMGMVAARRILDIRKTGSFLIIFSVFMPVTNAILGIIIAKLIGIPQGNALLFAVLCASASYIAVPAAMRMTVPEANPSLYISMALALTFPFNIIVGIPLYMNIIKAIGI, encoded by the coding sequence ATGAATTCCAGCCTTATCTTATCGAACATATTGAATCCGCCAGTGCTCTTTTTCTTTGTAGGAATGCTGGCAATTTTTCTGAAATCGGATTTAGAAATTCCGCAACCTTTACCAAAACTATTTTCTCTTTACTTACTACTTGCAATTGGGTTTAAGGGAGGATATGAACTTGATGAGAGCGGAATTAATCCACAAGTAGCGTTGACATTGATAGCAGCTATCATCATGGCTTGTGCGGTTCCTATCTACTCCTTTTTTATTTTAAAAACAAAACTTGATGCGTATAATGCTGGAGCTATTGCTGCAACTTATGGATCTATCAGTGCTGTCACTTTTATTACTGCACAGTCCTTTCTAAAAGTGCTTGATATTACCTCTGATGGATACATGGTAGCTGCTTTGGCACTGATGGAATCTCCAGCAATTATTGTGGGTATTGTTTTAGTAAGAGCATTTGGTCAAAAGAAAGAAGGGGGTGAATTTTCTTGGAGTGAAGTTTTGCGAGAGGCTTTTCTAAATGGTTCTGTATTTCTCTTAGTTGCAAGCCTTATTGTTGGCATTTTAACAGGACAGAAAGGATGGGAAAAGCTACAACCATTTACTCAGAGCATATTCTACGGAGTTCTAGCATTTTTTCTACTAGATATGGGAATGGTAGCTGCTAGAAGAATACTAGATATAAGAAAAACAGGTTCTTTTTTAATTATTTTTTCTGTCTTTATGCCTGTTACCAACGCAATTTTGGGGATAATCATTGCTAAACTCATTGGCATACCACAAGGGAATGCTCTTTTATTTGCTGTTCTTTGTGCTAGCGCTTCTTACATAGCTGTTCCAGCAGCTATGAGAATGACAGTTCCTGAAGCTAATCCCAGCTTGTATATTTCTATGGCTTTAGCACTCACCTTTCCGTTCAACATTATTGTAGGAATTCCTCTATATATGAATATCATAAAAGCTATAGGAATCTAG
- a CDS encoding TonB-dependent siderophore receptor, translated as MKQQKLSTWIWLFTAVSVLGASPARADVVNVSAVQHKIGTTNAAAPIKDIPRLSEIQRPHTSVKDWLTQQTQQNQVIQITRVRLSQTANGLEVILETSTSDKLQVAIKSEGNNFIADIPNAQLQLTSGSSFRQQKPVAGITEVTVTNIDASSIRVTATGEGSVPKVELDDSNEGLIFVFTPVISSTPQTAKPSNEKPSQSSQEAIELVVTGEQQGYSVPDATTGIRTDNIPLRDIPQSIQVIPRQVIEDRNVVRLSELADNVSGVQPERGYGGLSSLGFRVRGFLTNFETLRNGFPDYGYFSPRDVANIERVEILKGPAAVVYGGSPTQYAGGSGVVNSITKKPLSQPYYNGNVTYGSYEFLRPTLDISGPLTDDKSVLYRLNVAYESADSFRDFVEYDSFFISPVLELKISDRTKLTFEYEHQKYNYTFDNGFPIEPEVLKLPRSRFLGEPNFANGEVTSNSFTYNFEHQFSNNWKFRQGFNILSANLNDAKQVSPGSLQDDRRTLDRTFYASDEEHKNITLQNEISGKFSTGSIRHNVLFGVDLARNVFNYIFAPDLELPIDIYNPQYGGTPIPVEDGSPFGRKIVSENVGLFAQNLIELRPNLKLLLGGRLDFNDYSTKDRVSGDTLSEQSNTRFSPRVGIVYQPSDTTSLYFNWTNGFSPQFQARSRTNEQFKPQNTEQFEVGVKQNFLKDKLSATLAFFQVTKQNVLTPDPVDDLFSIQTGEQRSRGIELDIAGEILPGWKVVANYAYIDGTVTKDNVIPVRDRLFGVPEHSAGLWTTYEFQRGGLQGLGFGGGLYFVGEQEVDLPNTFKLSSYIRADASIFYRRQNYRFAVNFKNISNVKYYEVDGYSIDAASPFTVLGTVSVEF; from the coding sequence GTGAAACAACAGAAACTATCCACCTGGATATGGCTGTTTACAGCTGTATCAGTCTTAGGGGCTTCCCCAGCACGTGCTGATGTTGTAAATGTCAGTGCTGTGCAACACAAAATCGGGACAACAAATGCAGCAGCACCCATAAAAGACATTCCTCGACTGAGTGAGATTCAGCGTCCCCACACCAGTGTTAAGGACTGGTTGACGCAACAGACTCAACAGAATCAAGTTATACAAATCACAAGAGTGCGCCTTTCTCAAACTGCTAACGGTTTGGAAGTGATATTAGAAACTTCTACATCTGATAAACTGCAAGTCGCAATTAAGAGTGAAGGTAATAACTTCATTGCGGATATTCCTAATGCTCAACTGCAGCTAACAAGTGGTAGTTCTTTCCGTCAACAAAAGCCTGTTGCGGGAATTACTGAAGTAACGGTGACTAATATAGACGCAAGTAGTATCCGGGTAACAGCGACAGGTGAGGGAAGTGTACCAAAAGTTGAGTTGGACGACAGCAATGAAGGTTTAATTTTTGTTTTCACGCCGGTGATATCCTCTACACCACAAACAGCTAAACCTAGTAATGAAAAACCATCCCAGTCGAGTCAAGAAGCAATTGAACTCGTTGTGACGGGTGAACAACAAGGATATAGTGTACCTGATGCCACAACTGGAATCCGGACAGATAATATACCATTACGTGATATTCCCCAGTCTATTCAAGTCATTCCGCGTCAGGTGATTGAAGACCGAAATGTTGTGCGTCTTTCAGAACTCGCGGATAATGTCAGTGGTGTACAACCCGAGCGTGGATATGGAGGTTTGTCTTCATTAGGGTTTCGGGTGCGCGGTTTTCTAACCAATTTTGAAACTTTACGCAATGGCTTCCCAGATTACGGTTACTTCAGTCCGCGAGATGTAGCCAATATTGAGCGCGTGGAGATTCTCAAAGGTCCGGCGGCGGTGGTTTATGGCGGTAGTCCGACACAGTATGCAGGTGGAAGTGGTGTTGTCAACTCCATTACCAAAAAACCCTTATCACAGCCTTATTACAACGGAAATGTCACTTATGGAAGTTACGAGTTTTTGCGTCCGACTTTAGATATTAGTGGACCGCTTACAGACGACAAATCAGTTTTATATCGTTTGAATGTCGCCTACGAAAGTGCTGACAGTTTCCGTGATTTTGTGGAGTATGACAGCTTCTTTATTTCGCCTGTTTTAGAGTTGAAGATAAGCGATCGCACCAAACTCACCTTTGAATACGAACACCAAAAATACAACTATACTTTTGATAATGGTTTTCCCATTGAGCCAGAAGTTCTCAAACTTCCTCGTAGTCGATTTTTAGGAGAACCCAATTTTGCCAATGGTGAAGTCACCTCTAACTCGTTTACATATAACTTTGAACATCAATTCAGCAACAACTGGAAGTTCCGCCAAGGATTTAATATTCTCAGTGCTAATTTGAATGACGCAAAGCAGGTCTCTCCTGGTTCTTTGCAAGATGACCGCCGCACTCTAGACCGTACTTTCTACGCTTCCGATGAAGAACACAAAAATATCACGCTACAAAACGAAATTTCTGGCAAATTTTCTACTGGCTCTATTCGCCATAATGTTCTGTTTGGGGTAGATTTAGCCCGAAATGTATTTAACTACATTTTTGCCCCAGACCTCGAATTACCCATAGATATTTATAACCCGCAATATGGTGGAACTCCTATTCCTGTAGAGGATGGTTCTCCCTTTGGTCGAAAAATTGTTTCTGAGAATGTAGGTTTATTCGCGCAGAATTTGATTGAGCTTCGACCGAATCTAAAATTGTTATTGGGTGGTCGCTTAGACTTTAACGATTACAGCACAAAAGACCGTGTGAGTGGCGATACTCTCAGCGAACAATCAAATACTCGTTTTTCACCACGAGTTGGAATTGTATATCAACCGAGTGATACGACTTCGCTTTACTTTAACTGGACAAACGGCTTTTCTCCTCAATTTCAAGCAAGAAGTCGGACAAACGAACAGTTCAAGCCACAAAATACCGAACAATTTGAGGTGGGGGTTAAACAAAATTTTCTCAAGGATAAACTTTCTGCAACTTTGGCATTCTTTCAAGTTACCAAGCAGAACGTACTCACACCAGACCCAGTAGACGACCTATTCAGTATCCAAACAGGAGAACAACGCAGCAGAGGTATTGAATTAGATATCGCAGGCGAAATATTACCAGGTTGGAAGGTTGTTGCTAACTATGCTTACATTGATGGTACAGTGACGAAGGACAATGTGATTCCTGTCAGAGACAGATTATTTGGCGTCCCAGAACACAGCGCTGGATTGTGGACAACTTATGAATTTCAGCGCGGTGGTTTGCAGGGGTTAGGATTTGGTGGTGGGTTGTATTTTGTCGGTGAGCAAGAGGTAGATTTACCGAATACATTTAAACTCTCAAGTTACATACGAGCTGATGCTTCCATCTTCTATCGGCGTCAAAATTATCGATTTGCAGTCAACTTCAAGAATATTTCTAATGTTAAGTATTATGAGGTTGATGGGTACAGTATTGACGCTGCATCACCATTTACGGTGTTGGGAACAGTGTCAGTTGAGTTTTAA
- a CDS encoding ABC transporter ATP-binding protein: protein MKLEVKQISWSIEGKQILRDINLEVASGEFVGLIGPNGSGKSTLLRCIYRVLKPDTGVITLNGKNIWHLSAREMAQATAVVLQETPTEFDFTVEEMVWMGRTPHLGIFDRQTEQDHSIVLSALEQVGLSTFAERSFASLSGGEKQRVLIARAIAQQARFLVLDEPTNHLDIRYQLELLELVKGLGVTTIAALHDLNLAATYCDSIYVLKEGTIVAAGNPQALLQPKLIREVFGVGSVVALDSRTDKLRITFFLEDT, encoded by the coding sequence ATGAAGTTAGAAGTGAAACAGATATCCTGGAGTATTGAGGGAAAGCAGATTTTACGTGATATTAATTTGGAGGTAGCATCAGGTGAGTTTGTTGGACTAATTGGTCCTAATGGTAGTGGCAAGTCAACTTTACTCAGATGTATTTACCGTGTCCTCAAACCAGATACTGGAGTTATTACCCTTAATGGTAAGAATATCTGGCATCTGAGTGCTCGTGAAATGGCACAAGCTACCGCAGTTGTTTTGCAGGAAACACCCACTGAGTTTGACTTTACTGTTGAGGAGATGGTATGGATGGGGCGTACACCGCATCTTGGGATATTTGACCGACAGACAGAACAAGATCACAGCATCGTTCTGAGTGCTCTTGAGCAGGTGGGGCTTTCTACCTTTGCCGAAAGAAGTTTTGCTTCCCTTTCTGGTGGGGAGAAGCAGCGGGTTTTGATTGCACGGGCGATCGCCCAGCAAGCCCGTTTCCTCGTTCTTGATGAGCCAACAAATCATCTCGATATTCGCTACCAGTTGGAACTCTTGGAACTGGTAAAGGGATTAGGTGTGACTACCATTGCTGCTTTGCATGATTTGAACCTTGCTGCTACGTACTGCGATAGCATCTACGTGCTCAAGGAAGGAACCATCGTCGCAGCAGGGAACCCCCAAGCCCTGCTACAACCAAAGCTCATCCGGGAGGTGTTTGGGGTAGGATCTGTTGTTGCGCTGGACTCGCGCACAGATAAATTACGCATCACCTTCTTTCTGGAAGACACTTAA
- a CDS encoding ABC transporter substrate-binding protein: protein MSKLRHYVWILKPFVGVLAVLLLGLVSGCEGNVVKSTNTVSEAAKYTSTTLNNCDLTITYKQPPQRAVTMMQSATEVMLALGLEKHMVGTAYLDNPILPEYQQAYSQIRVLAPKYPSREVFLGVEPDFVFSTEESAFAKEALGSREELLKLGISSYLLPIECDRPELRPEGVTMENLYQEIRDIGRIFGAEERAEKLIAQLQAQLQETQQKLGKVTTKKRIFWYDSENPPLTVSNWGMPNHIIELAGGENIFKDIQKKEAWVTVNWEDVIARQPDVIVLIDASWSPADEKRRLLKSNPAYSQMKAVQQDKFIVVGFSYTMPGIRNIAGVRQLAEALYPEKFK from the coding sequence GTGAGTAAATTACGTCACTATGTTTGGATACTTAAACCCTTTGTTGGAGTCTTGGCAGTGCTTCTGCTGGGACTGGTTTCAGGATGTGAGGGAAATGTTGTTAAATCAACTAATACTGTTTCTGAAGCAGCAAAATACACTTCCACCACACTTAATAATTGTGACCTGACGATTACCTACAAGCAACCACCACAACGCGCTGTCACGATGATGCAATCTGCAACAGAGGTGATGCTGGCGCTGGGTTTAGAAAAGCACATGGTTGGTACAGCCTACCTGGATAATCCGATTTTGCCAGAGTATCAACAGGCATATTCCCAAATTCGCGTTTTAGCGCCGAAGTACCCATCGCGGGAAGTTTTCTTGGGGGTTGAACCAGATTTTGTGTTCTCCACTGAGGAAAGTGCTTTTGCCAAAGAAGCACTTGGATCACGAGAAGAGTTGCTCAAATTAGGGATTTCTTCTTATTTGTTACCAATTGAATGCGATCGCCCAGAACTCAGACCTGAGGGCGTCACGATGGAAAATTTATATCAGGAAATACGGGATATTGGGCGTATTTTTGGAGCAGAAGAACGAGCCGAAAAGTTAATTGCTCAACTGCAAGCACAACTGCAAGAAACTCAACAAAAGCTAGGCAAAGTCACAACCAAGAAGCGCATTTTTTGGTACGATTCTGAAAACCCTCCCCTAACCGTTTCTAACTGGGGAATGCCGAATCATATTATTGAATTAGCCGGTGGAGAAAATATCTTCAAAGATATCCAGAAAAAAGAAGCATGGGTGACAGTTAATTGGGAAGATGTGATTGCGCGTCAACCCGATGTGATTGTTCTCATTGATGCTAGCTGGTCACCTGCTGACGAGAAGCGACGATTACTTAAATCTAACCCTGCTTACTCGCAGATGAAAGCTGTGCAACAGGATAAATTCATTGTTGTGGGTTTTAGTTACACGATGCCAGGAATTAGGAATATTGCAGGGGTGAGACAATTAGCAGAGGCTTTGTACCCAGAGAAGTTTAAGTGA
- a CDS encoding FecCD family ABC transporter permease gives MINPVPKHLRKNKQQRYKLLMVALAVILLISMTLAVMIGPVPIPPLRVWQIALSQVFPNVTGDWTQAQVQIVWLIRFPRVLLAFFVGAGLSVVGVTMQALVRNPLADPFILGVSSGASVGAVLVIVFGVFSFFGVYAISVGAFLGALLAFVVVFFLARRQGRLRSTRLILVGVAVSYLFEAITSFLAIKAGSGEATRRVLFWLLGGLSGTKWTDLILPVLALLVGLGYLLVQTRSLNALLIGEETARTLGTDTDSFRKQLFLVISLLTGVIVAVSGVIGFVGLMIPHSVRFLVGSDHQRVLPVSLLLGGIFLIWADVLARTLVAPEELPIGIITALFGAPFFIWLMQGKEGGR, from the coding sequence ATGATTAATCCAGTACCAAAGCACCTGAGAAAAAACAAGCAGCAACGCTACAAGCTGCTAATGGTGGCTTTGGCGGTGATATTATTGATTTCTATGACTTTGGCGGTGATGATTGGACCTGTACCAATTCCCCCTTTGAGGGTATGGCAGATAGCCTTATCTCAAGTTTTTCCAAATGTTACAGGAGACTGGACGCAAGCACAAGTTCAGATTGTCTGGCTCATTCGCTTCCCGCGTGTGCTGTTGGCTTTTTTTGTGGGCGCTGGGCTATCAGTGGTTGGTGTTACCATGCAAGCATTGGTGCGAAACCCCTTAGCTGATCCTTTTATTCTCGGTGTCTCCTCTGGCGCATCGGTGGGTGCTGTTTTAGTCATCGTGTTCGGTGTTTTCTCATTTTTTGGCGTGTATGCAATCTCCGTTGGGGCTTTCCTCGGTGCGCTATTAGCATTCGTTGTTGTTTTCTTCTTAGCACGACGACAAGGACGCCTCCGTTCCACACGCTTAATCTTAGTTGGTGTAGCAGTATCGTATCTGTTTGAGGCGATAACGAGTTTCTTGGCTATCAAAGCCGGAAGTGGGGAAGCTACACGACGAGTGTTGTTCTGGTTGTTGGGGGGACTTTCAGGAACAAAGTGGACAGACCTGATTTTACCAGTGCTGGCTTTGTTAGTTGGGCTGGGATACTTGTTGGTTCAAACGCGATCGCTCAATGCACTCCTCATCGGTGAAGAAACAGCCCGCACTCTAGGAACCGACACCGACAGTTTCCGCAAGCAGTTATTCCTAGTAATATCACTGCTAACAGGTGTCATAGTTGCCGTCAGTGGTGTGATTGGCTTCGTCGGGCTGATGATTCCCCACAGTGTCCGCTTCCTCGTCGGCTCAGATCATCAGCGCGTTTTACCTGTAAGCCTGCTCCTGGGTGGAATTTTCCTGATTTGGGCAGATGTATTAGCACGGACTTTGGTTGCTCCAGAGGAACTTCCCATCGGCATTATCACTGCACTGTTCGGCGCTCCTTTTTTCATCTGGTTGATGCAAGGTAAAGAAGGTGGACGATGA